One stretch of Streptomyces sp. A2-16 DNA includes these proteins:
- a CDS encoding carbohydrate ABC transporter permease — MSGTETRLRSRSSWTPSQIVLTLVGVAVSAVFVAPIAAALFTSLKSEAEAAEIPPHWLPEVWTVQAWKALWETGNITNWFINSLVVSVCVTSVVLTVGALAGYGFARTEFRGKNVLMGIVMSGLMVSPAVLGVPLFTTVQQMGMVDTYWGMILPQCAPAAMVYILYKFFQGVPRELEEAAFIDGAGRWRVFFTIVVPLARPSLAAVGIFTFIASWNNFLWPYMVTNNPDLMTMPNGIATVMNSYGIQWAQLMAGGLMAGLPLIVVFVFFQRQIVAGVAHTGLAGQ; from the coding sequence ATGAGCGGCACCGAGACACGGCTCAGGTCCCGGAGTTCCTGGACGCCCAGCCAGATCGTGCTCACCCTGGTCGGCGTCGCCGTCTCCGCGGTGTTCGTGGCGCCGATCGCCGCGGCGCTGTTCACCTCCCTCAAGTCCGAGGCGGAGGCGGCCGAGATCCCGCCGCACTGGCTGCCCGAGGTCTGGACGGTGCAGGCGTGGAAGGCGCTGTGGGAGACCGGCAACATCACCAACTGGTTCATCAACTCCCTGGTGGTGTCGGTCTGTGTCACCTCCGTCGTGCTGACGGTCGGTGCCCTCGCCGGATACGGCTTCGCCCGCACCGAGTTCCGCGGCAAGAACGTGCTCATGGGCATCGTCATGTCGGGCCTGATGGTCTCCCCGGCGGTTCTCGGGGTGCCGCTGTTCACCACGGTCCAGCAGATGGGGATGGTCGACACCTACTGGGGCATGATCCTTCCCCAGTGCGCGCCGGCCGCGATGGTCTACATCCTCTACAAGTTCTTCCAGGGCGTCCCGCGCGAGCTGGAGGAGGCGGCCTTCATCGACGGCGCGGGCCGCTGGCGGGTCTTCTTCACGATCGTGGTCCCGCTGGCGAGGCCGTCCTTGGCGGCGGTCGGGATCTTCACCTTCATCGCCTCCTGGAACAACTTCCTGTGGCCCTACATGGTGACCAACAACCCCGACCTGATGACCATGCCGAACGGCATCGCGACCGTCATGAACTCCTACGGCATCCAGTGGGCCCAACTCATGGCCGGCGGCCTCATGGCGGGCCTGCCCCTGATCGTCGTGTTCGTCTTCTTCCAACGCCAGATCGTGGCGGGCGTGGCCCACACGGGGCTGGCCGGTCAGTAA
- a CDS encoding sugar ABC transporter permease, translated as MTTSAHMTTGAVAAPARARTATATATLRRKQGFQHGGWFVAPFLALFALFVIWPLLRGVYLSFTDANISGDGASFVGLDNYREALHDRAMWDALGHSAYFTLLVVPCITVLAFLLAMLAHHIERGRWLWRLCFFVPFLLPSTVAANMFQWLFTQGIGLINETFGLDTPWLTDKSYAMLAIVIETLWWTVGFSFLLYLAALQGIPGHLYEAAKLDGANAWHRMVHITLPMLRHITGLVIALQILASLQLFDQAVVMMDFGPGPEVSTRSFVQYTLEQGFTSYRVGYASAMSIIFFVIIAVVALARMWLLRTREEGAR; from the coding sequence ATGACGACCAGCGCTCACATGACGACCGGAGCCGTCGCCGCACCGGCACGGGCCAGGACCGCGACCGCGACCGCGACCCTGCGCCGCAAGCAGGGCTTCCAGCACGGGGGTTGGTTCGTCGCCCCGTTCCTCGCGCTGTTCGCGCTGTTCGTGATCTGGCCGCTGCTGCGGGGCGTCTATCTCAGCTTCACCGACGCCAACATCTCCGGCGACGGCGCGAGTTTCGTCGGCCTCGACAACTACCGCGAGGCCCTGCACGACCGGGCGATGTGGGACGCGCTCGGCCACAGCGCGTACTTCACGCTGCTGGTCGTGCCGTGCATCACGGTCCTCGCGTTCCTGCTCGCGATGCTCGCCCACCACATCGAGCGGGGCAGGTGGCTGTGGCGGCTGTGCTTCTTCGTGCCGTTCCTGCTGCCCTCGACGGTCGCCGCCAACATGTTCCAGTGGCTGTTCACCCAGGGCATCGGTCTGATCAACGAGACCTTCGGGCTCGACACGCCCTGGCTGACCGACAAGTCGTACGCGATGCTCGCCATCGTCATCGAGACCCTGTGGTGGACCGTCGGCTTCAGCTTCCTGCTCTACCTCGCCGCCCTCCAGGGCATACCCGGCCACCTCTACGAGGCCGCGAAGCTGGACGGCGCGAACGCCTGGCACCGCATGGTCCACATCACGCTGCCGATGCTGCGCCACATCACCGGGCTGGTGATCGCGCTCCAGATCCTCGCCTCGCTGCAGCTCTTCGACCAGGCCGTCGTGATGATGGACTTCGGGCCGGGCCCTGAGGTCAGCACCCGCTCCTTCGTGCAGTACACCCTCGAACAGGGCTTCACCAGCTACCGCGTGGGCTACGCCTCCGCGATGTCCATCATCTTCTTCGTGATCATCGCTGTCGTCGCGCTGGCCCGGATGTGGCTGCTGCGCACGCGTGAGGAGGGCGCCCGATGA
- a CDS encoding extracellular solute-binding protein, with amino-acid sequence MGRPDLSRRQLLAAAGGLGVAASFGFAALGTGADALASGADTRVRYWNLFSGGDGANMIAMLDAFRKAHPDIDVKDSTLQWGNPFYTKLAMAAAGNRAPDLGVMHMGRVTGFSPGRLLDPWDVDLLAEYGVREEDYNPALWKRGVIDGKLYALPLDIHVQLCFYRKDVLKKADLLGDDGRMIPVTSPEEWFDVLKRAKAAQKKGLQTIGLWTNDQNFQWWFFVAFYTQLGGRWFNDDNTEVLFDPDKATRVLEFLRKHVTDGYVVPGAPTGEQFINGAPFTWEGNWSVPVFTGAKLDYGATPLPPVFGRPATHAESHAFVLPHQAGRGGAADEGAHELAAYVVTHALQWAAGGHIPAYTPTLSTAAYKRLTPQNEYVSAMDHQATEPKVWFAGSTGVLAQDLGPVVVSSTMGSAAPASVAQTMKKHLTKLLASKNPMDGRTAAQGGAVA; translated from the coding sequence ATGGGACGACCTGACCTGAGCCGCAGGCAACTTCTCGCCGCAGCCGGCGGACTGGGCGTCGCCGCGAGCTTCGGCTTCGCGGCCCTCGGCACCGGCGCCGACGCGCTCGCCTCCGGCGCGGACACCCGAGTGCGCTACTGGAACCTCTTCAGCGGCGGCGACGGCGCCAACATGATCGCGATGCTGGACGCCTTCCGAAAGGCCCACCCGGACATCGACGTGAAGGACTCCACCCTCCAGTGGGGCAACCCCTTCTACACCAAGCTCGCCATGGCGGCCGCGGGCAACCGCGCACCCGACCTCGGTGTCATGCACATGGGCCGGGTCACCGGCTTCTCGCCCGGCCGCCTCCTCGACCCGTGGGACGTCGACCTGCTCGCCGAGTACGGCGTCCGCGAGGAGGACTACAACCCCGCGCTGTGGAAGCGCGGCGTCATCGACGGCAAGCTCTACGCCCTCCCGCTCGACATCCACGTCCAGCTCTGCTTCTACCGCAAGGACGTGCTGAAGAAGGCCGACCTGCTCGGCGACGACGGCCGGATGATCCCGGTCACCTCCCCCGAAGAGTGGTTCGACGTCCTGAAGAGGGCCAAGGCCGCCCAGAAGAAGGGCCTCCAGACGATCGGCCTGTGGACCAACGACCAGAACTTCCAGTGGTGGTTCTTCGTCGCCTTCTACACCCAGCTCGGCGGCAGGTGGTTCAACGACGACAACACCGAGGTCCTCTTCGACCCCGACAAGGCCACCCGGGTCCTGGAGTTCCTCCGCAAGCACGTCACCGACGGATACGTCGTCCCCGGCGCCCCCACCGGCGAACAGTTCATCAACGGCGCCCCCTTCACCTGGGAGGGCAACTGGTCCGTGCCGGTCTTCACCGGCGCGAAGCTCGACTACGGCGCGACCCCGCTGCCACCCGTCTTCGGCCGGCCGGCCACCCACGCCGAGTCGCACGCCTTCGTCCTGCCGCACCAGGCGGGCCGCGGCGGCGCCGCCGATGAGGGCGCGCACGAACTCGCCGCCTACGTCGTCACGCACGCCCTCCAGTGGGCCGCCGGCGGCCACATCCCCGCGTACACGCCGACGCTCTCCACGGCCGCGTACAAGAGGCTCACCCCGCAGAACGAGTACGTCAGCGCCATGGACCACCAGGCCACCGAGCCGAAGGTGTGGTTCGCGGGCTCCACCGGGGTGCTCGCACAGGACCTCGGCCCGGTCGTCGTCTCCTCCACGATGGGCTCCGCCGCGCCGGCGTCGGTCGCGCAGACGATGAAGAAGCACCTCACCAAGCTCCTCGCCTCGAAGAACCCGATGGACGGCAGGACCGCCGCGCAGGGAGGTGCGGTCGCATGA
- a CDS encoding toxin-antitoxin system, toxin component family protein translates to MDIAGARRSAARIASALRRTRATSAMRDLVSHLTAAVRARPRLPADVPELCRALCQEMSTRRGGRPVDLRFERFPDEIAVTGLWVEFQDFDLVIVEERAEGMQQLVILGHELWHLHAGHAHHHAAAADALSGRPGWDSVALSVAARDGSRAADEAEADDFGHRLAAAFRPFVSGRNAAARPDTVQRTLGYRGGGAR, encoded by the coding sequence ATGGACATCGCGGGCGCGCGCAGGAGTGCGGCCCGGATCGCCTCGGCGCTACGACGCACTCGTGCGACCTCCGCCATGCGCGATCTGGTCTCCCACCTCACCGCGGCGGTCCGGGCCAGACCCCGCCTCCCGGCCGATGTGCCCGAGCTGTGCCGGGCCCTGTGCCAGGAGATGAGCACCCGCCGCGGCGGCCGGCCCGTCGACCTGCGCTTCGAACGCTTCCCGGACGAGATCGCGGTCACCGGCCTGTGGGTCGAGTTCCAGGACTTCGACCTCGTCATCGTGGAGGAACGGGCCGAGGGGATGCAGCAACTGGTCATCCTGGGCCATGAGTTGTGGCATCTGCACGCGGGCCACGCCCACCACCACGCGGCCGCCGCGGACGCGCTGTCCGGACGGCCCGGCTGGGACTCCGTCGCCCTGTCCGTCGCCGCCCGCGACGGCTCCCGGGCGGCGGACGAGGCGGAGGCGGACGACTTCGGGCACCGGCTGGCGGCGGCGTTCCGGCCGTTCGTGTCGGGCCGGAACGCCGCCGCCCGGCCGGACACGGTCCAGAGAACCCTCGGCTACCGCGGAGGCGGAGCGCGGTGA
- a CDS encoding MAB_1171c family putative transporter: MTAGAAGSLTGLSIPFWLPGLVLGAALAIKLPSIVKLWRDPLLRAVGGLLLFACAVFVFAAPSTIAWTNRVTGVPNIAAPWVYSLLTALCASWLLLVVHWRDGRSEHHARTRRATRWVVCVYAGVVVVMWVLFALADVPVERIRDLDTYYAGTPYMRELILLYLLAHTVASLITSGLVWNWIRTTGLDAWLRWGLRFLGIGFATNLLFSAAKLTAVVARWTGHDLDWLNTNIAPAAACVAATLVAVGFIVPHAGQYLHERWLVRRRHRDLRALARLMRTVAGSREPLALRATAEMRLIRRETFIRDALLQLSRFIDEDLRVRAYDTALALGFERGRAQALAAAVTILDAVEAGRRAPDPEGDGDPDTTYLLQEIAAVSEVLRSPDEIKAVRARATVPAESMSTHD; this comes from the coding sequence CTGACCGCGGGGGCGGCCGGGTCCCTCACCGGTCTGAGCATCCCCTTCTGGCTGCCGGGTCTGGTCCTCGGAGCGGCCCTGGCGATCAAGCTGCCCAGCATCGTCAAGCTGTGGCGGGACCCGCTGCTGCGTGCCGTGGGCGGCCTGCTGCTGTTCGCCTGCGCGGTGTTCGTGTTCGCGGCCCCGAGCACCATCGCCTGGACGAACCGGGTCACCGGGGTCCCGAACATCGCCGCGCCCTGGGTGTACTCACTGCTCACCGCGTTGTGCGCGTCCTGGCTGCTGCTGGTCGTGCACTGGCGCGACGGCCGCAGCGAGCACCACGCCCGGACCCGGCGGGCGACCCGGTGGGTGGTCTGCGTGTACGCGGGCGTGGTCGTCGTGATGTGGGTGCTGTTCGCCCTGGCCGACGTACCCGTGGAGCGGATCCGGGACCTGGACACCTACTACGCCGGCACGCCGTACATGCGCGAGCTGATCCTGCTCTACCTGCTCGCGCACACCGTGGCCAGCCTGATCACGTCCGGGCTGGTGTGGAACTGGATCCGCACCACCGGCCTCGACGCCTGGCTGCGCTGGGGGCTGCGGTTCCTCGGGATCGGCTTCGCGACGAACCTGCTCTTCAGCGCCGCCAAGCTCACCGCCGTCGTGGCCCGTTGGACCGGGCACGACCTGGACTGGCTCAACACCAACATCGCACCGGCCGCCGCCTGCGTCGCCGCCACCCTGGTCGCGGTCGGCTTCATCGTCCCGCACGCCGGCCAGTACCTCCACGAGCGCTGGCTGGTCCGGCGCCGCCACCGTGACCTCAGGGCCCTGGCCCGGCTGATGCGGACCGTCGCCGGCAGCCGCGAGCCGCTCGCCCTGCGCGCCACCGCCGAGATGCGGCTGATCCGCCGCGAGACCTTCATCCGCGACGCGCTGCTCCAGCTGTCCCGGTTCATCGACGAGGACCTGCGCGTGCGGGCCTACGACACCGCGCTCGCCCTCGGCTTCGAGCGCGGCCGGGCCCAGGCCCTCGCCGCCGCCGTGACCATCCTGGACGCCGTCGAGGCCGGCCGGCGGGCGCCGGACCCCGAGGGCGACGGCGACCCCGACACCACGTACCTGCTCCAGGAGATCGCGGCCGTGTCCGAGGTCCTGCGCAGCCCCGACGAGATCAAGGCGGTACGCGCCCGCGCGACCGTCCCGGCAGAGAGCATGTCCACGCATGACTGA
- a CDS encoding FAD-dependent oxidoreductase, which translates to MTERPDPARVAVVLGGSHTGMLAAAALTGLADRVVVVERDGLPEGPAPRKGLPQARHAHMLWSGGVRAMEELLPGITGTLLAAGARRAPVTTDMVVHSAHGWFRRWPESHHVILAGRDLLDATVRARVLADERVEMLGGAEALGLVGGAEAVTGVRVREADGRESTIEAGTVVDATGRSSGAPRWLTELGLPAPERREVDSGLAYASRLYLAPEQARDGFPVVSVQPDARMPGPGRSGFLLPIEDGRWIATLNGTRGGEPTPADASGEDFVRFAREELRHPLIGDLLARAEPLSEVAFTRTTVNRRHFYERAAAWPDNFTVLGDALAAYNPIYGHGLAVGAQSALILRDLTRRHGFGAAGLSRRVQKAVARPVGAAWDLATGQDVFYPGATENGPTVRDRLVAAYVSRLMRTATGNGRIARRVTDVTSLERRAEVLLTPAVLLAAVRGPLKPALAEPPLTAEELKKAGLQ; encoded by the coding sequence ATGACTGAACGTCCCGACCCCGCGAGAGTCGCCGTCGTCCTCGGGGGATCCCACACCGGCATGCTCGCGGCGGCCGCGCTGACGGGCCTCGCCGACCGGGTGGTCGTCGTGGAGCGCGACGGACTGCCCGAGGGGCCGGCCCCGCGCAAAGGGCTGCCGCAGGCCCGGCACGCCCACATGCTGTGGTCGGGCGGTGTACGGGCGATGGAGGAGCTGCTGCCGGGCATCACCGGCACGCTCCTGGCCGCCGGGGCGCGGCGGGCGCCGGTCACCACCGACATGGTCGTCCACTCGGCCCACGGCTGGTTCCGGCGCTGGCCCGAGTCCCACCACGTGATCCTGGCCGGCCGGGACCTGCTGGACGCCACGGTCCGGGCACGGGTCCTCGCGGACGAACGGGTCGAGATGCTCGGCGGCGCGGAGGCGCTGGGACTGGTGGGCGGCGCGGAAGCCGTCACCGGGGTCCGGGTGCGGGAGGCCGACGGGCGCGAGAGCACCATCGAGGCGGGGACGGTCGTGGACGCCACCGGACGATCCTCCGGAGCGCCCCGCTGGCTGACGGAACTCGGGCTGCCCGCGCCGGAGCGGCGCGAGGTCGACTCGGGCCTGGCCTACGCGAGCCGCCTCTACCTCGCCCCCGAACAGGCCCGCGACGGCTTCCCCGTCGTCAGCGTCCAGCCCGACGCCCGCATGCCCGGACCGGGCCGGTCGGGCTTCCTGCTGCCGATCGAGGACGGCCGCTGGATCGCCACCCTCAACGGCACCCGCGGCGGCGAACCCACCCCCGCCGACGCCTCGGGCGAGGACTTCGTGCGCTTCGCCCGCGAGGAACTCAGACATCCGCTGATCGGCGACCTGCTCGCCCGCGCCGAGCCGCTGTCCGAGGTCGCCTTCACCCGTACGACGGTCAACCGGCGCCACTTCTACGAGCGGGCGGCGGCCTGGCCCGACAACTTCACGGTGCTCGGCGACGCGTTGGCCGCGTACAACCCGATCTACGGGCACGGCCTGGCCGTCGGCGCCCAGAGCGCGCTGATCCTGCGGGACCTGACCCGGCGGCACGGGTTCGGGGCGGCCGGGCTGTCCCGTCGGGTGCAGAAGGCGGTGGCCCGGCCGGTGGGGGCGGCGTGGGACCTGGCCACCGGGCAGGACGTCTTCTATCCCGGGGCGACGGAGAACGGGCCGACCGTGCGGGACCGGCTTGTGGCCGCGTACGTCTCCCGCCTCATGCGCACGGCCACGGGGAACGGCCGTATCGCCCGCCGCGTCACCGACGTGACGTCACTGGAGCGGCGGGCGGAGGTACTGCTGACACCGGCCGTGCTGCTGGCGGCGGTGCGGGGGCCGTTGAAACCGGCGTTGGCCGAACCGCCTCTGACCGCCGAGGAGTTGAAGAAGGCGGGCCTTCAGTAG
- a CDS encoding SMP-30/gluconolactonase/LRE family protein, giving the protein MTRITTYEVAVRAQAALGEGPTWDGERLLWIDILGARLHTYDPVSGHRTVRVLDQHIGAVKPRAGGGLVLNLRDGVALLDPDGSFRWLHHEPVPGRRANDAAVAPDGSLWAGTMRYDEAPGGGTLSRVTADGTHRTVLDDVAVSNGTGWSPDGRLMYYVDSPTRRVDVLDHENGQVSGRRTFVEIEDGAGFPDGLTVDADGCVWVALWDGAAVRRYTPDGELDRVITLPTPRVTACAFGGPDLTDLYITTARVGLDAPHPVAGSLLVVPGAGKGVQQPSFAG; this is encoded by the coding sequence ATGACCCGCATCACGACGTACGAGGTCGCCGTGCGCGCCCAGGCCGCCCTCGGTGAGGGGCCCACGTGGGACGGCGAGCGGCTCCTGTGGATCGACATCCTCGGAGCCCGGCTGCACACCTACGACCCCGTCTCCGGCCACCGCACGGTCCGCGTCCTCGACCAGCACATCGGTGCCGTCAAGCCGCGCGCGGGCGGCGGGCTCGTCCTCAACCTGCGGGACGGCGTGGCCCTGCTGGACCCCGACGGCTCCTTCCGCTGGCTCCACCACGAACCCGTCCCCGGCCGCCGGGCCAACGACGCCGCCGTCGCCCCCGACGGTTCGCTGTGGGCCGGCACCATGCGCTACGACGAGGCCCCGGGCGGCGGCACCCTGTCCCGTGTCACGGCTGACGGCACGCACCGCACCGTCCTCGACGACGTGGCCGTCAGCAACGGCACCGGATGGAGCCCGGACGGCCGGCTCATGTACTACGTCGACTCGCCCACCCGCCGCGTCGACGTCCTCGACCACGAGAACGGGCAGGTCTCCGGCCGCCGGACCTTCGTCGAGATCGAGGACGGCGCTGGCTTCCCGGACGGGCTCACCGTCGACGCCGACGGGTGCGTGTGGGTCGCGCTGTGGGACGGGGCAGCGGTCCGCCGCTACACGCCCGACGGCGAGCTGGACCGGGTGATCACTCTCCCGACCCCACGCGTCACCGCGTGCGCGTTCGGCGGCCCGGACCTGACCGACCTGTACATCACCACGGCCCGGGTGGGCCTGGACGCCCCGCACCCGGTGGCGGGCTCACTGCTGGTGGTGCCGGGTGCGGGCAAGGGCGTGCAGCAGCCGTCGTTCGCGGGCTGA
- a CDS encoding IclR family transcriptional regulator, with protein MGRLVPAVTRALDILELFLDGDGTLSAPDIVRKLQLPRTTVHELVTTLAARSYIVQVPGQPGRYRLGVRPYQLGSRYAEQLDLAAEGQQVARSVAETCDETVHVAILEGTDVIYIAKVDSTHAVRMVSAAGRRLPAHCTSVGKMLLASLPEPQLASRIPEDGTLAAMTPNSITDPAALREALDEIRQRGIAVENRESNPDVSCVAAPVRDRTGQVVAALSISVPMIRWSDDRRGELEQLAAKGAAELSERLGHRSVG; from the coding sequence GTGGGACGCCTTGTACCTGCCGTGACCCGGGCTCTCGACATTCTCGAGCTCTTCCTCGACGGAGACGGGACGCTCTCCGCCCCCGACATCGTGCGCAAGCTCCAACTGCCGCGCACCACCGTGCACGAGCTGGTGACCACTCTCGCCGCCCGGTCGTACATCGTCCAGGTCCCCGGCCAGCCGGGACGCTACCGGCTCGGGGTGCGGCCCTACCAGCTCGGCAGCCGGTACGCCGAGCAGCTCGACCTCGCCGCCGAGGGCCAGCAGGTCGCCCGGTCCGTCGCCGAGACCTGCGACGAGACCGTACACGTGGCGATCCTGGAGGGCACCGACGTCATCTACATCGCCAAGGTCGACTCCACGCACGCGGTGCGGATGGTGTCGGCCGCCGGGCGCCGGCTGCCCGCGCACTGCACCTCCGTCGGCAAGATGCTCCTCGCCTCCCTCCCCGAGCCGCAGCTCGCCTCCCGCATCCCGGAGGACGGCACGCTCGCGGCCATGACGCCCAACAGCATCACCGACCCGGCCGCCCTGCGCGAGGCCCTCGACGAGATCCGGCAGCGCGGTATCGCCGTCGAGAACCGCGAGTCCAACCCGGACGTCTCCTGCGTGGCCGCGCCGGTCCGCGACCGCACCGGGCAGGTCGTCGCCGCGCTCTCCATCTCCGTGCCGATGATCCGCTGGAGCGACGACCGCCGCGGCGAGCTGGAGCAGCTGGCCGCCAAGGGCGCCGCCGAACTGTCCGAGCGTCTCGGCCACCGGAGCGTGGGATGA
- a CDS encoding helix-turn-helix domain-containing protein, whose product MAARPAAVNARSAWHDVPRLQVRRFAAIAMSEAPALAEEILREIRREYPHLPVVLDDSGEPMALVGIRRAIEVFVQHLETAEGRPTVPPGVFQEFGRGEGLNGRSLDSLQAIYRMGVRLAWRRFADIGQRVEIPPPAMYELVDAGYEYLDGLVDQSVRGYAEAAARQAGERLRLQRRLMELLLAERHRGDPADALTERAARIGWPLPKKVAVGVLLRPARESVPPAVGQGVLLDMDYEQPRMVVPEPDAAGRPELLHRALTGWAGAIGPPVALADAAKSLRWAEAAVRLMERDLLPAGEVLYCTEHTEALVLLQPEELIDDLALRCLAPLRHCGPTHGRRLAETLLAWLETRGGAPEVAARLGVHPQTVRYRLRQIRELWGDEIDDPDRRFELELVLRARRLRGELA is encoded by the coding sequence GTGGCCGCCCGCCCGGCAGCCGTGAACGCCCGCTCGGCCTGGCATGACGTTCCCCGTCTCCAGGTCCGCCGCTTCGCGGCCATCGCCATGTCCGAGGCGCCGGCCCTCGCGGAGGAGATCCTGCGCGAGATCCGCCGCGAGTACCCCCATCTGCCGGTGGTCCTGGACGACTCGGGGGAACCGATGGCGCTGGTCGGCATCCGCCGCGCGATCGAGGTCTTCGTCCAGCACCTGGAGACGGCGGAGGGCCGCCCGACGGTCCCGCCCGGCGTCTTCCAGGAGTTCGGCAGGGGCGAGGGACTGAACGGCCGCAGCCTGGATTCCCTCCAGGCGATCTACCGCATGGGCGTACGCCTGGCCTGGCGCCGATTCGCCGACATCGGCCAGCGGGTCGAGATCCCGCCGCCGGCGATGTACGAGCTGGTCGACGCGGGCTACGAGTATCTCGACGGCCTGGTCGACCAGTCGGTCCGCGGCTACGCCGAGGCGGCGGCCCGGCAGGCGGGCGAACGCCTGCGCCTGCAGCGCCGCCTCATGGAGTTACTCCTCGCCGAACGCCACCGGGGCGATCCGGCGGACGCGCTGACCGAACGCGCGGCCCGCATCGGCTGGCCCCTGCCGAAGAAGGTGGCGGTCGGCGTCCTCCTCCGCCCGGCCCGGGAGTCGGTGCCCCCCGCGGTGGGCCAGGGCGTCCTGCTGGACATGGACTACGAACAGCCCCGCATGGTCGTCCCGGAACCGGACGCGGCGGGCCGCCCCGAACTCCTGCACCGGGCCCTGACCGGCTGGGCGGGCGCGATCGGCCCCCCGGTCGCGCTCGCCGACGCGGCGAAGTCGCTGCGCTGGGCCGAGGCGGCCGTACGCCTGATGGAACGCGACCTGCTCCCCGCCGGGGAGGTCCTGTACTGCACCGAACACACCGAGGCCCTGGTCCTCCTCCAGCCGGAGGAACTCATCGACGACCTGGCCCTGCGCTGCCTGGCCCCCCTGCGCCACTGCGGCCCCACCCACGGTCGCCGCCTCGCGGAGACCCTGCTCGCCTGGCTGGAGACACGGGGCGGAGCCCCGGAAGTGGCCGCCCGCCTGGGAGTCCACCCCCAGACCGTCCGCTACCGCCTCCGCCAGATCCGCGAGCTCTGGGGCGACGAGATAGACGACCCGGACCGACGCTTCGAACTGGAGCTGGTGCTGCGGGCCCGGCGGTTGCGGGGGGAGCTGGCGTGA
- a CDS encoding DUF3068 domain-containing protein, producing MRRTASPISLILLGLGTFLLVLAPLLAWYVAPRAAVNPIDIDQTAVYRGTGSVFDTEELETVPGQRITVTQRVRGNVQDSERSGRAAVWDVTTTVDTDKSLPAADPHDALEFIPHRWVMDRKTTKPVHCCGEKPYIEGEAYLKFPFDVQRRSYQWWDNSLGSTVTLRYQGTKKVQGYTGYRFTGTVAPAKVGTRLVPGTIVDEPDRPQVLAEEWYSNHGIELVVDQRTGRVVYAQVGPKRTLRAPGAKKDAVVLLDSRRIAFTTATQKEAVRLAKRDSGQLRAVGETLPIGAAVAGFVLAAVGGVLVVRGRRRPESTDMSETPQPVLTM from the coding sequence ATGCGCCGTACAGCCTCTCCAATCTCCCTGATTCTGCTGGGACTCGGCACGTTTCTGCTGGTACTGGCGCCGCTGCTCGCGTGGTACGTGGCACCGCGAGCGGCCGTGAATCCGATCGACATCGACCAGACCGCGGTCTACCGCGGCACGGGCAGCGTCTTCGACACCGAGGAACTGGAGACGGTTCCCGGACAGCGGATCACCGTCACCCAGCGGGTGCGCGGCAACGTCCAGGACAGCGAGCGCAGCGGCCGGGCCGCGGTGTGGGACGTCACCACCACCGTCGACACCGACAAGTCGCTGCCGGCCGCGGACCCGCACGACGCCCTGGAGTTCATCCCGCACCGCTGGGTCATGGACCGGAAGACGACCAAGCCGGTGCACTGCTGCGGCGAGAAGCCGTACATCGAGGGCGAGGCCTATCTGAAGTTCCCCTTTGACGTGCAGCGACGCTCCTACCAGTGGTGGGACAACTCCCTGGGTTCGACGGTGACGTTGCGCTACCAGGGTACGAAGAAGGTTCAGGGGTACACGGGTTACCGGTTCACCGGCACGGTCGCCCCGGCGAAGGTCGGGACGCGGCTCGTGCCGGGCACGATCGTGGACGAGCCCGACCGGCCGCAGGTGCTGGCCGAGGAGTGGTACTCCAACCACGGCATCGAGCTGGTCGTGGACCAGCGCACCGGCCGGGTCGTCTACGCGCAGGTGGGCCCGAAGCGCACCCTGCGGGCGCCCGGCGCGAAGAAGGACGCCGTGGTCCTGCTGGACAGCCGGAGGATCGCGTTCACGACCGCGACCCAGAAGGAGGCCGTGCGGCTGGCCAAGCGGGACAGCGGACAGCTGCGCGCGGTGGGCGAGACCTTGCCGATCGGGGCGGCTGTGGCTGGATTCGTACTGGCTGCCGTGGGGGGCGTTTTGGTGGTACGGGGACGCAGGCGCCCCGAGTCCACCGATATGAGCGAAACGCCCCAGCCCGTTCTTACGATGTGA